The genomic region GTGGTTTTCAAGTGGCATCCTCCTTCCTCGATGTTTCATTGATTAGACCACTACATCTCTAGAGGGCTCATCCCAGAGTCACCCCTTGTTGTGTCCTTCCATTCTCTTGATGCTATCTAGGAGCCCTGGAGAGGTCTTTTCACTTGATCCAAAGCCATTGCTTCTTTCCTCTGCCTCTGAAGTGGCTCTGATGGTTTGCCATAGAGTCTGATCATGGATCCCTAGCTCCTTTAGCAATTTGATGGTGAATGTGTCTATAAATCCCCAAAACCCACTTCTACAGGACAAACAGGTTTTCCAGCCCTGTTGCTGAGCTTCAGCTGCTAGATCTGTATAGCATAGCTCCTTGCGCTCATATGCTTCAGCCGCTGAATCCTCCCGTGGGACTGTGAGTTCTATGATGTAGATAACCTGTAATGAATAGGACCAAAGAACCAACTCAGACCTAAAGCTGGTGGAAAGGTGAGTTGTTTATCGACATCCACTAGCATTTTTCAGCCACTGGCCGTGTTCATCTTTCATGATTTTGGcttaggagggagattagttggtTTTTTTCCTCCCTCCAGGATGAATGCTGCTGGTTTCAGAGCATTGGTCATTCTAGGTGACAAGGAGTTGGTttcaaggtagtgcatcgggCCCATGTGTCAAAGGATAAGCTAGCTCATATTTTCTCCaatatcaatcctatttgtgacagatgtaatactgagctggctactttaactcatatgtattggtcttgtataaagttAGATAACTTTtagagagatgtttttaaaatgctatcaaaaagttttggatctggatctacaacctaatttgcttatggcaatttttgggattatcccatcggaagcaggaaatactcctgtttccgctcaacgtatgatagACTTTTTGACCTtcctggctaggagagccattctATTGAAGTGGacggattctaatccacctatggtcttttattggctctcctccattatgttctgtttaagtttagagaaaataagaagtcagacatttgatacatcctttaaatttgagcaaatatggcgaccttttatccaatattttcatttaatttgatttattactcttttaatctttttttgaagttttggatttggtcagaatggctttcttttttttggtcgtatcctcaaaatggactgcccagtcccttttttttttgtttttttctataGTGTAAtgtgtttttttccttttcatttaaaacccaatgttttttcttttctcttcatgaactgataagacgagaattgttattttcattttttattatatattttatactagtttaacaatatctatgattttgacaatgtatATCTTAATCTTcgtttatattgttactgatatatatatatttaaaataattctcctcttgattgtattcatgcaccttttaaatcaataaaaagattagtaATGAAAAAGGAGTTGGTTGCTATCCTCGTGGTTGGTCTCGATTGCCGCTGCCAGACTCCTCCAGACCTAGTTTTGACGCTTCATGTATCTGCCTTGTGTGAGGCTGGATTTGCAGCTTGCCAAGATATGCTGAGGGTTGCTGGAATCGGGCACAGGGCACAAGCTGGGTCCTCACTGAACCACTGGAGGATTTTTTTTGTGAGGGAAGCACTTCATATGTAACTCTGAGTTACTTCCACCTCTCATGTCCTTCCAGCTGATACTCCTCCTCTCAATGTTTACCCACTGCATCCATTGTTCCTGCTTAGCCAGGGAGACAGCCTTTGTCTGACTCTTCATGTCACTGTATTTCCTCGGCAACCATCTTCCTTCGCTCCGGAATTGTGGCCTTGTGCCAGTTGGGTCCACTTGCTGCCAGACCAATGCTGTCCCTGCCCTGTTAGACTTGCCCCATAATGTCTCTATGCCTAAGGGCTGCTCTTGCTTGCTGCTGGGGTCCATTTCTGCTCAGTTACTAAGGTCTGTGCAGCGTTACTGATGGTCTTGGCATGAGAGTCTTTGAGTGCTATCTGTAGGCACATCTTGGAACATGTGAATTCCTCTGCAAGGCAGTGAAGGATAGTTTAAGGACCCTGTACTATGGAGACTAATACACCTTGGGGCACTGAGCCACTTGTTTATGAACGATGTGATGGTTTACTTGAGCTTCTTCACGATTGTTAGTGGGATCTCATAGACAGTGAGTGGCCACATCACCCAGGGTAGGAGTCCAAACTGTAAGCACCGGAGCTTCAGTTTTCCAGGCAGCATGTTCTTGTCGATGTTATCCAGGCTGTTGATGATGTGTTGCTTTAGTTGCTGCAGCTTCTCTTTGTCCGTGAGGCTGGTGTGTTACCATCTACCCAGGCTTTTGACAGGCTGTTCAGGCACTGTTAGAATTGGGTCATCACCTTTGAAGAACTTTGTCTTTCAGCATTCTCTTGACTATGGAGATACTTCATGACTTGCTGGGTTTGATTTTCATTCTAGCGTACTTCATGTTTTCCTGTAACTTTCCAAGTAGTCGCTTGGTGCATGCTGCAGTAATGGTCAATGTTGTTATATCGTCCATTTACGCCCTAATTGGCGAAGATGAAGTCCAGCACTTGTTCTTTCATCACCTACCACTCATATTGAAGCTCTAATAATGACCTCCATGACCATTATGAAGGTGAGGAGGACATAATGCCTAATTCCAGTCTCTGCCATGTTGTGGTAAAATCTGCAGTTGTGAAGCACAATTGCAGGTCTTGAAAGTACAACTTCACCAGCATTGTGAAGGACTTTGGTATCTGGAAGAAGTCCAATGTTTCCCAGAGGAGAGTATGGGGAATTGAGCCGCATGCATTGGTGAGGTCCAAGAAGATCACATAGAGATTTCCTTTGCCCTTCCTAGCTGCTTGGATCTGGTGCCATATCATGTTTGTATGTTCCAACACCTGGagaaccctgaaattcctgctttcTGTACAGATATATCAATTTACTTGTTTCTTTCCAGGCAGGTGGCCAGCCTGTCTGCTATTACAGGGAAGAAGATTTTCCACTCTGTGCTCCAAAGGCAGATAAGACAAAACTGACTGATGTTTTCTGCATCCTTTTCTTTTGGAATCAGGACAGTGCCAGTCCTTCGCCATGCTTTTGGGTATTATTCGCATTACCCTCATGAGCCTCCAGAGAAACCACAAGACGTCCAATGCATTCTTGCAAAGTCTGTATGGTACTCCACTTGGCCCGGGAGCAGATGCCACCCTTGCCCATCGGAATGCCTTCTCCACTTCTCTCCATTTTAGAGGGTCAAAATCTAGGTggtaggtggggaggggaggctgAATTGGCAGGGTGTCAGATGGAATGATCATATGCTCCTACCTTTTCAAGTTGGTGTGAATCTTTTCCAGGTGCTCTTCTAGTTCCTTTTTTTTCCCAGGAACCTTTTACAAAGTTCCACTTTTTTTCTGGTGTGAAGAGACCTTTAACGAACTTAAAGGGGTCTTTGTAGAAATGTGTTCttgtttcttctttctttctgcgCAGCTTCCTTAGATTCTCAGCTCCTCTTCAACTTTGTCAGCCAGCTCTTAATATCCACTTGAAGTTGGTTGAGAACTTTCCTCTCACTATCTGGGGCTTTCTTCCACTGTTTCCTCGGCTATCTTATTTCTTGAACCAGTCGCTCAATCTCCTTTCTTCTGGATTTTATTGGTGGTGATGATGTCTTTCCGCTCTTTATTGCACTGACTTCAATCCACTCTTCCCCGCAGCAATAGAAAATGACTCCCATTGCATACAACTTCTTTTCTGCTGTTTCTTTTAATTGCTCCAAAACTTTAATCAAGTTGATGATTTCCTACTCttttcagcagttttgggccacttcaTGAGTGGTCTATGCCCTTTGATCTTTCATCCTTTGGAGGTGTTGGTGGGTGGTAGGTTGATTTCTGTTCTAACCTCCTCAGTGACAGGGGTGCTGATGCTCTGCGAACTTTGGCTTGTGTCCGGTCGACTTCACTAAAGTTAGTTGATTGACTTCGCAAGAAGTAGTCGTTAATGTGAGGTAAAATAATAACTAAGCAGAATGAAGTATAAAAGCTACTGAAGAAGtaaagtgcaggtaaacaataaagtgcaaggtcataaccaGGTAGATTATGAGACCCAAAGTCCATATTATCATACAAGAGCTCTGTTGaagaatctgataacagtgggatagaagctgctcttgagcttggtggtatgtgatttcaggctcttgtatcttctgcttgCTGGGAGagcagagaagagagaatgcccaggaTGAGTGGGAACTTTGACTATGCTAGCTGCTTtagtgaggcagtgagaagtacaggCAAAGGTCACGGAGGGGAGGTTGATTCCCACGACGTGCCTAACTTCAGACTCAGTTCTACAGTTTTTTGTTGTCATGTGCAGAGTAGTTACAataccaagctgttatgcatTTAAACAAAATACTTTCTATGGTGATTCAATAAAAATTGGCAAAGGTCGATGGAGACATGGCAAATTTCTTTAGTATCCTGAGGAATTAGAGGCATAGGTGAGCTTTATTGACTGAGCcatcaatgtggttggaccaggatagACAATCGATCATGTTTTcatctaggaacttgaagctgtcaacCTTCTCTACCTCAACCCCATTGATGTTGACAGGAGCATTTGCCCCCTTCTCCCCATTCCTGGTTAATGACCAGcttttttgttgacattgaggtcAAGATTGTTGTCATGATACCATGTTACTGAGCTACTCTaattccttcctgtactctgactcatcattatttgagatgtggCCCACTATGATGGTATCagtggtatcgtctgcaaatatgtagatggagttagagcagaatctggccacagtCACAAGTGTATAGGGACACATTAGAGAGTAAGGACGCAACCTTGTGAGCACCAGTGCCTAGAGTAATCATGGTGGAGAGTGTGCTGCCTGCCCTTACTGATTAATGTCTGCTGGTCAGGGAATCAACGATCCAGATGCTGAGGAAGGCATTGACTCCCAGGGTCCAGAATGGATAATATTATGTTTTACAGACTGAAGCTTTTATAGAAAGATGGATTATAATGGAAATATAACTTTTTAATCACAGGTTTAAAAAAAGACAAGTCAATGTAATCCATTGAAACCAAAACTATCCATTGTTTCCTATTGAGTATTATGTTCGAGATATAAACAGAATCTCTAACCAGGAAATGTAAAATTTACTGTTAAAATAGCTTTCATGGTTCATTTGCATTTGAGAGCTATTAATTAAGAATTTGTGCCAAAACTTGTTGAAAATATTCGGGCTTGGCTTTCACATGTTTCAATGCATGTAACACTCAGAACTGATAACATTATAAATTAACGTCAAACCTTGCAGAGTACTTGAGTAATAGTCTGAAAAAGcccattcacaacactgacccaAAAATTCTTCATGTCATATAAATCATTGTGAACTTTTGGATTTCATTTCTTTCTGGGGCAGTTTGACCTTTATTTGTTTTAGTTTCCTGGGGACGCTTATAAAATAATGACATCATTGGGTGACTAATCAAGTTTAAAGAAACCCAGGAGATGCTTTGAATTTAAAACAAGGCTCTGAACCTGTTTGCAAGTTAACTGCTTGATGACTTGTAACATTTGGGTGCAGTTATTCAGGATGTTACCAAATTTAGTTCTGCTTCAAGCAGTTTATTATTGTTTGAAACACATGACCATTttggaaacaagagaaaatttgcagatgctggaaatacggacaacacacacaaaatgcaggaaggtTTGGAagggtcctgccaaagggtttcggcccgaaatgtcgactgttttttcctataaatgctgcctgacttgctgagttcctccagcattttgtgtgtgtcgacCATTTTGGAAAAGGATTTGTTTCTATCATTATGCTTTGCGTCAATTGTGACCTTCgtaaaataataatcataattggAAAAAGTCAATTTCGTAATGGTTTTTCTTAAAAGGTATATTTTTCTCTTTGTAAACCTTCATTCAGTTCCTCAGATTTCAATGATTTGTGGATCTGTATTGATATAAGTTGAGGTATTTTCCCTAATAAACTGAGTAATTTGCATGCTGCTACTACCTTTGATTGCATTTCCATCTCCATATTAATTAAACTTTACTGAAGTTTCTTCCTTTTATGTTTGCATTATTATTTTTTGTGCAACTCTTACTCTTATGCCTTTAATTTCATTTGGTACATCAGATTCCCTTTAATGAAGAATATTAATGCAGGTAAACATTTTCAATTTGGTGGTCTcatgtgatttttttcccccaaggtTAAAATTATTTTTCACCCATTTATTAATCTCTTGATGGTGCGACTTTTGTGCTGTTAACATTTTGGAAAAAGCTACAGACATTTTGCCTTGTGCTAAAGATATTGTATTAAACCAAGGAAAGAAAATGTGAGAAATTTTCAAATGCTTattcatttcagatttcaaaGAAGCACAGAGGAAGAATTAATGAAGTTGGCAAAAGAATTTGATCGGAATATGGTAGAACAAGATATCAGTTATGGTCAAGAAATTAGTGAACTTAATGAGATTCTGGATGATGGAAATTCAGAACAAACAATATGCACTAAGCAAGCAAACTGTGACATTTCAGCATTGGAAAAGGTGCCCGAGACTAAAATTACTGAGCAAGTTGAACATGATGGAAAAAGGACCCTTCCTTTACTAATGTTGCACAGTCAGAGTAGTAGTCAGAAGTCATTGGATCTAGAAGCTGAAGCTGCTGTCAATGCCTTGTTTGATGGGCCCACTCAGTATACCAACCTTCCCTTGAGTCAGGGCTTCTCAGGAGATGACGGTTCAAGTCCAAAATTAAATGACTGTCATACTGCCGAAGCAGCTTCAACACCTGCAAAAGGCAACACTGATCATGACAGGAGCACGAATATAACAAGCATAGGAGAACAAGTGGTTTCATTTTCAACTGCTTTCAAACAAAAGACAATTCCCCATGTCTCCTCGCCAGTTGAACTGAATCCAGACAACTCTAAACATGACAAAAAGTTGGTTTATGAAGATTCCACTACTGATTTTAACTTACACCAACAAGAGACAATTGACGTTCAATCCAAAGGCAAAACAGCTGCAGTTTGTTCATTTGAATCCGCCCCTGATAATGGGTTTGATGACTGGACGAATGATGACTGGATGGAAGATGACTCACTTATATTGCAAATTTCACAAATCCCAGAACTGATTGATTCTCCCACTGAATGCACACACTTTGCAAACCAGTCCTTGGATACCGCTGGCCAAAAAGTTACAAAGGAGTTTAAGGATGCAAGCGAGCCTAAGGATAATTCTGACGTAGTACCATCTGTGTCATTTATGCAAAGTTCTATCAGCAAGTCCAACAACAAAGAGTTTGTAACCAAGACCTTACAGTTTGGAGAAAAGTCTGAAAGAGCAAAGCCAAGGTTTACGTTTACATTGCAAAACAAAGCAAACTATAAGATATCTGAGGAGCAATCTGTCAAAAAAAGTCAGCCAGATAAAGACTTTAAATGTGCAATTAATACAGTAAAGAAAAAAGAGCAAAAGAATTCTGATTTTTCAACACCTCAACATGATTCCAACCTGTGCAATGTACCCCTAAGGGAATTGACTTCTTTGACTTGTGCAAAATCTTTTAAacaggagaatggatatgatggCAGTACACAGAAAAAAACAGAGCATTCCCTTGTTTTACAAAAGCTTGCTTCTACTGAGAATTCTGAATTGAACTTGGTTAGTATGCTGGCATCTGAAAGACCCTGTGGTGCTGGCACAGAGAAGGGATCTGATATGGAGATGCAAAGTACTTTTTCTGAGTTTGTGCTTGATGATTGGAATGATGCAGAGTTCTACAGTGAAATTCAAAATGCATTTTCTGAATCTGACGTTTTATGGGAaactggtgatgatgatgatgatttgaaCAGGATGTGCGATGACGTAGAAAAGCTGATTGAAAACCAGAATTCTCAAGTGACTTTACACACTGGAATGATAGAATTTAAGGTAGCCAATGGCAACCAGAGTTTAACAAGCAAAAATATGCATCAAAATCAGTGTACCAATCAGCTTAATGGGCAGCAAAAGCATTTAAATCAAAATCAACCGTCAAAACAAAATGTCTTACCTTCATTGAGGGCTCAACCTAGGCCAACAGATTTGATCTGCACAGTCTGTACTATAACTACGTCCTCTACACAAAGCCATCATTTGAATTCTGTAAGCAATTTCCAGAGTAAATCTTTATCAAATATATCCAAAATGTGTGCTCTGAATGTTAACAGAATAGCTCCTGGGTCTGGTTCAAGAAACACTGTTGGTGCTTCAAATCTTCCaggttctgcagactttggcacTGGGCAGAAAATTTACACATCCACTGTGACCACAGGTCATCCAGTCCCCAAATCATGTGGTATAGCTGGCCTTACCAGAACTCCAAGGTTCACCTTCAGTAAAATTACAAATTCTTCTGTGATTGGTGTTCAAGGGAACACAAGTAGTCACGCAACACAGTATGCTTTTGGCAGCAGGGATCGTGTAAAAAGCTCCATGGAAAGATGTGTTCAGTCAAGCGAAATTACTGCAACTATACAATATCCAACAGCATCTCTAAAGAGACATTTCTCAGACTCTACTTTAGAGCTCAAAGGTGATCAGATTA from Mobula birostris isolate sMobBir1 chromosome 8, sMobBir1.hap1, whole genome shotgun sequence harbors:
- the etaa1a gene encoding ewing's tumor-associated antigen 1 isoform X3, whose protein sequence is MKGEAGGGSGSGRRRPEPLPNPPVTPENAGIRNARRTPRAGGNRLSRSCRPAARPGTAEVIFHLPEVLSYKTPKRIFRKQQFTANQESPVNDSELQQDIYWDQHSPTTFKLGNGKKSSGTCPHVVEISDIVNRIAPQQSSEVPLNIWLGEDAIQCSPAVSFRERIKTNNSRFQRSTEEELMKLAKEFDRNMVEQDISYGQEISELNEILDDGNSEQTICTKQANCDISALEKVPETKITEQVEHDGKRTLPLLMLHSQSSSQKSLDLEAEAAVNALFDGPTQYTNLPLSQGFSGDDGSSPKLNDCHTAEAASTPAKGNTDHDRSTNITSIGEQVVSFSTAFKQKTIPHVSSPVELNPDNSKHDKKLVYEDSTTDFNLHQQETIDVQSKGKTAAVCSFESAPDNGFDDWTNDDWMEDDSLILQISQIPELIDSPTECTHFANQSLDTAGQKVTKEFKDASEPKDNSDVVPSVSFMQSSISKSNNKEFVTKTLQFGEKSERAKPRFTFTLQNKANYKISEEQSVKKSQPDKDFKCAINTVKKKEQKNSDFSTPQHDSNLCNVPLRELTSLTCAKSFKQENGYDGSTQKKTEHSLVLQKLASTENSELNLVSMLASERPCGAGTEKGSDMEMQSTFSEFVLDDWNDAEFYSEIQNAFSESDVLWETGDDDDDLNRMCDDVEKLIENQNSQVTLHTGMIEFKVANGNQSLTSKNMHQNQCTNQLNGQQKHLNQNQPSKQNVLPSLRAQPRPTDLICTVCTITTSSTQSHHLNSLVKWWRSQWQNVLSKRLKKRSKQH
- the etaa1a gene encoding ewing's tumor-associated antigen 1 isoform X1, producing MKGEAGGGSGSGRRRPEPLPNPPVTPENAGIRNARRTPRAGGNRLSRSCRPAARPGTAEVIFHLPEVLSYKTPKRIFRKQQFTANQESPVNDSELQQDIYWDQHSPTTFKLGNGKKSSGTCPHVVEISDIVNRIAPQQSSEVPLNIWLGEDAIQCSPAVSFRERIKTNNSRFQRSTEEELMKLAKEFDRNMVEQDISYGQEISELNEILDDGNSEQTICTKQANCDISALEKVPETKITEQVEHDGKRTLPLLMLHSQSSSQKSLDLEAEAAVNALFDGPTQYTNLPLSQGFSGDDGSSPKLNDCHTAEAASTPAKGNTDHDRSTNITSIGEQVVSFSTAFKQKTIPHVSSPVELNPDNSKHDKKLVYEDSTTDFNLHQQETIDVQSKGKTAAVCSFESAPDNGFDDWTNDDWMEDDSLILQISQIPELIDSPTECTHFANQSLDTAGQKVTKEFKDASEPKDNSDVVPSVSFMQSSISKSNNKEFVTKTLQFGEKSERAKPRFTFTLQNKANYKISEEQSVKKSQPDKDFKCAINTVKKKEQKNSDFSTPQHDSNLCNVPLRELTSLTCAKSFKQENGYDGSTQKKTEHSLVLQKLASTENSELNLVSMLASERPCGAGTEKGSDMEMQSTFSEFVLDDWNDAEFYSEIQNAFSESDVLWETGDDDDDLNRMCDDVEKLIENQNSQVTLHTGMIEFKVANGNQSLTSKNMHQNQCTNQLNGQQKHLNQNQPSKQNVLPSLRAQPRPTDLICTVCTITTSSTQSHHLNSVSNFQSKSLSNISKMCALNVNRIAPGSGSRNTVGASNLPGSADFGTGQKIYTSTVTTGHPVPKSCGIAGLTRTPRFTFSKITNSSVIGVQGNTSSHATQYAFGSRDRVKSSMERCVQSSEITATIQYPTASLKRHFSDSTLELKVGEMVEKPVAKCSQQEIEKKKQAALARRKMKMQASCTHPSTV
- the etaa1a gene encoding ewing's tumor-associated antigen 1 isoform X2 — its product is MKGEAGGGSGSGRRRPEPLPNPPVTPENAGIRNARRTPRAGGNRLSRSCRPAARPGTAEEVLSYKTPKRIFRKQQFTANQESPVNDSELQQDIYWDQHSPTTFKLGNGKKSSGTCPHVVEISDIVNRIAPQQSSEVPLNIWLGEDAIQCSPAVSFRERIKTNNSRFQRSTEEELMKLAKEFDRNMVEQDISYGQEISELNEILDDGNSEQTICTKQANCDISALEKVPETKITEQVEHDGKRTLPLLMLHSQSSSQKSLDLEAEAAVNALFDGPTQYTNLPLSQGFSGDDGSSPKLNDCHTAEAASTPAKGNTDHDRSTNITSIGEQVVSFSTAFKQKTIPHVSSPVELNPDNSKHDKKLVYEDSTTDFNLHQQETIDVQSKGKTAAVCSFESAPDNGFDDWTNDDWMEDDSLILQISQIPELIDSPTECTHFANQSLDTAGQKVTKEFKDASEPKDNSDVVPSVSFMQSSISKSNNKEFVTKTLQFGEKSERAKPRFTFTLQNKANYKISEEQSVKKSQPDKDFKCAINTVKKKEQKNSDFSTPQHDSNLCNVPLRELTSLTCAKSFKQENGYDGSTQKKTEHSLVLQKLASTENSELNLVSMLASERPCGAGTEKGSDMEMQSTFSEFVLDDWNDAEFYSEIQNAFSESDVLWETGDDDDDLNRMCDDVEKLIENQNSQVTLHTGMIEFKVANGNQSLTSKNMHQNQCTNQLNGQQKHLNQNQPSKQNVLPSLRAQPRPTDLICTVCTITTSSTQSHHLNSVSNFQSKSLSNISKMCALNVNRIAPGSGSRNTVGASNLPGSADFGTGQKIYTSTVTTGHPVPKSCGIAGLTRTPRFTFSKITNSSVIGVQGNTSSHATQYAFGSRDRVKSSMERCVQSSEITATIQYPTASLKRHFSDSTLELKVGEMVEKPVAKCSQQEIEKKKQAALARRKMKMQASCTHPSTV